Proteins from a single region of Apium graveolens cultivar Ventura chromosome 7, ASM990537v1, whole genome shotgun sequence:
- the LOC141674050 gene encoding protein NUCLEAR FUSION DEFECTIVE 6, mitochondrial-like isoform X2, with the protein MAAIAARSAFRSARLGATRFAVGAKPTKTPSSPFLLPKLKPPSSFISRLPVEMSCAVDSMLPFHTATASALLTSMLSVSPRIYNWTLEDA; encoded by the exons ATGGCCGCCATAGCTGCTAGATCAGCGTTCCGTTCCGCCCGTCTCGGAGCTACCAGATTCGCCGTCGGCGCCAAACCCACCAAAACCCCTTcttccccttttctcctccccAAACTAAAACCTCCTTCTTCATTCATTTCAAG GTTGCCAGTTGAGATGAGTTGTGCTGTGGATTCTATGTTACCTTTTCACACTGCTACAGCTTCTGCTTTGCTCACTTCCATGCTTTCTGTCTCTCCTAGGATCTATAATTGGACTCTTGAAG ATGCATGA
- the LOC141674050 gene encoding protein NUCLEAR FUSION DEFECTIVE 6, mitochondrial-like isoform X1, protein MAAIAARSAFRSARLGATRFAVGAKPTKTPSSPFLLPKLKPPSSFISRLPVEMSCAVDSMLPFHTATASALLTSMLSVSPRIYNWTLEGL, encoded by the exons ATGGCCGCCATAGCTGCTAGATCAGCGTTCCGTTCCGCCCGTCTCGGAGCTACCAGATTCGCCGTCGGCGCCAAACCCACCAAAACCCCTTcttccccttttctcctccccAAACTAAAACCTCCTTCTTCATTCATTTCAAG GTTGCCAGTTGAGATGAGTTGTGCTGTGGATTCTATGTTACCTTTTCACACTGCTACAGCTTCTGCTTTGCTCACTTCCATGCTTTCTGTCTCTCCTAGGATCTATAATTGGACTCTTGAAG GGTTGTGA
- the LOC141674050 gene encoding protein NUCLEAR FUSION DEFECTIVE 6, mitochondrial-like isoform X3, translating to MAAIAARSAFRSARLGATRFAVGAKPTKTPSSPFLLPKLKPPSSFISRLPVEMSCAVDSMLPFHTATASALLTSMLSVSPRIYNWTLEGL from the exons ATGGCCGCCATAGCTGCTAGATCAGCGTTCCGTTCCGCCCGTCTCGGAGCTACCAGATTCGCCGTCGGCGCCAAACCCACCAAAACCCCTTcttccccttttctcctccccAAACTAAAACCTCCTTCTTCATTCATTTCAAG GTTGCCAGTTGAGATGAGTTGTGCTGTGGATTCTATGTTACCTTTTCACACTGCTACAGCTTCTGCTTTGCTCACTTCCATGCTTTCTGTCTCTCCTAGGATCTATAATTGGACTCTTGAAG GGCTGTAA